ATGCAAATATGAGGGCTGCGTGTACAGCAAAGCTACCAATCACTTCCACTGTATCCGCTCAGGCTGTGGCTTCACCTTTACATCCACCAGCCAGATGACCTCCCACAAACGCAAACATGAGCGTCGGCACATCCGCTCCTCTAATGTCATGGGCCTCTCTTCCACCTTCTTGGCTCCAAAAGACGAACCAGAGGAATCCAGCAACGATGACCTGATGGACTTTTCAGCCATCAGCAGCAAGAACTCCAGCTTAAGTGCTTCACCTACAACCCAGCAGTCCACCACTGTACCGCACTTGTTGACCACACCCACCactgtctcctcctcttctatgTCAAGCCACACGCTCAAGCCCACGCCGTCACTGCCCAGCGCGGGCCAACGGATGTCCAACCTGCTGACTCAGGCCTTGCCCAGCAATATCCCAGTAGCCCTCGCTCTTTCCAACAGCGCTCTTGCCACCTCCAATCCATTCTTCCCCCTCATGCCCAGGCTGCCTCTTCAACCACCAGCCGCCAGCCTGACATCAGCTGCATCTTCCGGAGTCCACTCCATGCCCACTGATTCACTGAGCCAAGGTTGCTCCACTGTGGGGGGAGATGCAGTCATGGCATCTACTCCAACCTCCTTTGCCACCTCCTCTATCATGGAGAAGATCTCTGCCAGCAAGGGCCTGATATCACCCATGATGGCCAGACTGGCAGCTGCCGCCCTGAAGCCCTCCAACAACCCAGATGCAGGTAAGTCATTTTACAAATGGTTGtaataatgttttatattagATAACAAAAAATGATCACAAATCAAATAATTATgaattgtttacatttgtaaaaacaaatgaacaacagCCATTAAAACTATATGATATCCAGAGAGAGTctactgcatgtgtgtgcatgggttCACTCTCTTGCTGTGTGTGGACAGAGAAGGAGAGTGCACTCAGAGGTCATCTCTGTAACTATCCCAGAGCGaagagaaaggcagaaaaaccACTGCTTTCAGGCTTAAAGGGGACATACCGGAGGCATGGTCCTGTGCTCTGGGCTTGTTATTGTGTTGATCGTTTGTTAGATACCCACAATCCATTTGGAGATAAATGCGCTGACAGGGGAGAGTAGAGCCTGTAAAAGTCTCTTATGATGTTCAGAGTGGGGGCTCTTGGGGCTTTTGTCGAACATGTTTCCTCATCATTGGGTCTTATCTCTGCCTGCGCCCGTTCCAAGCAAATGGAGGTGGAATGAAATTAAGTTCAGAAAttgcaagaacaaaaaaaaggggTTTTCGTATCCTCTATGCAAactgataaaaagaagaaaaaaaaaaaagaatttactGAGGCAGAAATGACTCAATGCACCAGAGCAAATAAACAGGCTTTGATACAAGACTGACACACTTGAGTGCATCAGCAAATACACACTTTTTGAATTTCTAGAAACCTTCTGTTTGCATGAAAGCATGTCAGTATCTCTTTAGCATAAACAGAATTCTCATAAATTTTGGAGGTAATTGGCTGCTCTACGTTTATCATATTGTTCTAAACAAAGCCagtggaaatgaaaataaagttttaagtaTTCAATTTTGATAATGCACAACAGAGGATGGTGTGGCATTGGATTAGAGCACATTCTGAGTTTGAGCAGCTGTGGTATGGATTTTAAATGGGACTGCTCCGGATGTTGAGACTGGGAAGGATTACATTTCCTGGTGGTGCTCTCGGAGCAGGACAAGCCCAGGGAGAGAGTTGGGGCAGCTGCTCCAGGCAGCCGAGCTGAGCCCAGGCTGTCAGGCTGAGCTCCACCTCTGGGCTCCAGCAGGTAGTCAGAAAACTGGGAAGGCCCCCACTGAGGGTGGGGCATCCACAGATGGTGCTTTCACCACCCCTCTCATTGGCTCACTCTGAGCTTCAGCTCATGTCTCATTGCAAGGAAACAAAATGGTTTGAAACAAACTCCCAATTCTCAATCACATACACTTTAGTTGACACAGGATAGGGGGTGGCTGTGGTTTTGTTTCTCATATTTGCTTCAAAAAATGTGTAAACAGGACATTTGgggcaaaaataaaaaggaagtgGTTTGTGCTTGGCTCTTGAAAAGGTGTGAGAAAAGTCACTGTGTTTGTGGCTATTTTTCAAAGGCCTTATTTTTTCATTAGGTTGTGAAACTTTGTCTCTTTTATGgcaaaatgtgcattttcttgtttatgCCTTCagtatttctctgtttttttttctattaatgttCTGCTCTAATTTACCCCTAAGTGTTTTTCCCAGAGATTCAAGCATCTGAAGGGTTTACTAATTAGACACACAGTACAAATGATCTTTCACAAGCTCTGTATCTTATCCGGAGTAATTACATGCTGGTGCATTATTCCTGGATAatttccagaaagaagctgcTTTGAGTCAAACTCATTTGTTCTCCCTCCTTgggaagtgaaaaaaaaaaaacttaaaattcaTGAAGTGCATCagagaaagatttttttatcataatCCACCTTAAACCTTCATGTTCTCCTCTGATTTAGTGAAGTAATATTTTACTCAGCCTGCTGATCATGTGTAGATCACAATGAGTGGCTGCTCTTGATGTAATGTGCTCTCATTTCGTCTGAGAGTTGATTTAATTGTCAATGACAAGGCAGGATTTGTCTGGCTAGTTAATTTTGGGTATACTCTTATCAAGTAGGGGGAAGGGATGGATGGCTGGACGTGGACTTGGTTAGTGTTCATTGACCTCAAACCAGACGCAAAATTATTTGACTGCTGTTTTCCTTTGTAACCCCACCCCTGCCCCACCCCCAGCCCCTCCAACCTTAGTCTTTGTCAAACAGAACTGACACTGACACTGACACTTCCCCATCTCCTAGCTGAGAAGACAAGGCCCAAGACTGGCTTTTCCATTCCTATTCTCCCTGATATGTCTCTGGGTCATCTTGTGGCAGGGGAGGGAAACTCTGCTTGGTTTCCCCTTTATGTAGGATAGTcctggttttttttgttttttttcccccctcttgcAATGAATCCTCACCAGGCTGAGGGCTAAAGGCCCACACTTGGTCGCCCATGACCTTGCCTGTCACTTTCCCTCAACACCAGGCCTGAATCCTAAACAACAGAATTCTCACCAAACCGATAAAGGCTTCTGGTGCACACCACTCCTGTTTTAGTGTCTCAGAGGCAACGTCAGAGCCATCACACCTCCCACTCACatatattttctaaaataaaccACCACTTATTGTCAGCCAGAAGCTCTGCCTTCTCTGTATAGCCCCAGGACAAATTAATATTTCAACCCCCTGGGATTGGGAGGGGGACACAATTCACCTTCCTGTCAGCATTTTTACCTCAGGTCGTCCCctggtgtttatttatttcaattcaGCTCTCCTGTCCACACTCACGGCATTCACTGAATACCTATTTGGAGGAGACTGTGATCGAGAGGTCACGCTATTTGAACCAATCTGATTGGCTGTCAGCTCCAATCTGACCGACATAGCACCTCTTTTCCTTGTGGGTACACTCAGTGGCATTGGCCGCTGTCCGTTGTCAGGCCAACAAGGAGCCTGAGAAGGTGGGAAGGGATagggatggagggagggtgGGGGCAGTCTGAGACTGCCACTTTCCCTCAGCATTAGCATCTCACTTAATGACCAGTTAAGAGGCAGCCTGGCAAATGAGTTGTGACAAGTGCTGCAGAAAAAGGAGTCTTTTTCCCTCATATCTCCCGCCTCTCAATCACCATTTAAAAGGCTTGACGGCCTGACATAATTTTGCAATAATTATCACTCGGAGTATTCTTTTCGGGCCAGGACAGAAGTCAGATTGGATCTCATCATAGGGTAATAATGCTGACCAACAATAACTTTGTTGTCTCTTCTCTCTGCATCTCTGGCACGATCCTCAGGGAACGGGCAGCCGGCTTCAGCCAACCAGTTCAATCTGGTTCAAGTGAAGCAGGAGCCACTAGACGCCAACTCTGGGGTTTCCCAGGACTCCACGCAAGAACATAGCCTAGACCTGAGCAAGAAAGACCACAGGTATACAGACACATGCTATTTTTAAggttcttatatatttataaattttaataaatgagCAAATGATTATATTTTGATTGACTGATCTTTTCTCCATCTTTGGCAGCATTGGTTATATCCACAATTATTTATTAGAAAGATGCTTTTTATGTAAACATGCACAGAATAATAGAATCTTCATCATATTCTCCATTTTTGTGTGAGAAGCATGTTTACATAACCCTTCAACACCAATCTTTCCCCACCTGACAGTAGATCTTATTTCTTAAGAAGacagcatttttcttcttcattataCTTGCACAGCTCATGTGATAAATAGTAATATTTACTGTTCTCATGCAAATCTTGGCTAAACATTGTTCATTTTCCTTGTTCCAGTAATGAATCAAACGGACACCCTGTACCAGGGAATACATCTCTTTTATCCTCGCTTATGAATAAGGTAAGATCCATCCATCAAACGCCTTTCATCCCAAGACAAATTAGCAGAACACGGAGGggcctgtttgttttttaatgtttcaccGCTAATAAGATGAGTTTGTATCATTTAAATTTTCCAGCCATTTTTCATACAGTGTAATTTTCACTGCACCTCTCACAAATTAATATAATGAAGCAGTAGCTGGTTGCCATGCCAGATATAtagagatgtttgttttttgatgaGCTGTTCTGAACTCGCCGTCcattttttctccctctttatACTTTTTCTTCCCCGCCTCACTCTACATTTATTCATAGAGTTtataaattatttgattaaaaagtcagaggaagaaaaacaagaaggcGCTGCCCTCATTTTTTAACAAGTCTAAATGTTAGTGTATGGAAATTTAACTGTGTGTATGTTCTTGTGAAGATTAAAAGGAACATTGTCATAGTCATATATCTTATCTGATTGATACAAATGTGCTGAGTTGTTTGCGTCACATTGATGATGTAAGggcagattattttttttcatttttttctactcTTGTCGACTTATCAAGACCTTTTCCCGTCCCTTTATGCTTCCTCTCCACATGCACAACATCTTTTAAACCTTTTGCACCAGTAAGCAACCTAACCAAAGTTATAGTCATAAAACCCACAGTGGAGTTGTTTAACAGCTTAACCGTTGTCATGTCAGACTTTCTGGGGGTTGCTTCAAGCCAGCACATCACATGAAAGAGTTAATAGCTGCCCCCAGAGGATGCTTCACAAATGCACTTGGCCCGAAGTCAAGCAAAAGCCTGGATGTTTGTGATTCTGTctgctctcttttgttttgccaAATTCTGTccgtgtgtgtggttgtgtgtatttgttattCTCACATTGTCACTAACATATGCAAGAGTTGGTGCTTACAAATATGCAGCTAACCTAGCGGCTTATGGtttatgtgctgtgttttgTAGATGCAGATGAACCCTGCCCTTTTAAATGCTGTGAACCTGAAGACGGAGCTGGAGGGAGGCCAGGGCAACGACACTTCTGAGGCAGCTCAGTATCTGAACCGAGTGCTGAAGAGGCCCCTGCCAGAAAAACCCTCTGAGATCTGGAGAACATACCTTCGcaggtaagaaaaaaacaaagaaagaaaaaattactCATTCATTTTGATAGTGAGAAAACAGTACTCGTGAGGTCCTTTCCTGTAAATACTAATCCTCACATACTGTACTGCATCACTGGAAACCCCCCGAAACCAAAAGAATACGAATCTTTCAGGAATTCAGCACAACTTACAGTATGACAGGCCAAAAAAGAACTTACTGTCAGATGAGCAGCTAAACGACTGTCTTTTCTGTTGGTGCTGAGAAATCAGTCAATTTTGTCTTATCTGTCTATGTGAAGGTTTGACACAGATGACTTCTGTGAGGCTCAGTGTGACTTCCTTCAGAAAGTGCACTTTCACTGCATGGTAGAGGACTGCGGTGCACTCTTCAGCACCGTGGATGGGGCCATAAAACACGCTAAGTGAGTGTCACCTGTTCACGTTCAGAAAATAcactcatttttgttttatagatcAGCATTAAACCGAGCTCTCCTCTGTCTTTCAGCTTCCACCTCCGAGCCACCTTGAAAGTAAAGTCAGAGCCTCCGTTCACTGATGGCAAGGAGTCCAGCGAGGCAGCCTCGCTGCAGCCTGTTGCCCCTGTTTCTATGGCCAACAATCCCTCTATGGATGTGGCACACCTCACTCCCTCTGGCGGCTACAACTCACCTCCTCCCTCCCTGCTGGCCTGGAAGCAGTTGACCGGCAGCATCCCTCAGATGCCAGCCTCGATGCCCAATCTGCCAGCAAACTCCCCTTTGGCTACCACCTCTCTGGAGAACGCTAAGCCACAAGTCAAACCTGGTTTTCTGCAGTTCCAGGAAAAGtatgaaaaaatataatattCAAAAACAGCTCAATAtgttgcttttatctttttctccCAGAGctgtttaaactgtgtttttcattttcattaatcCAGTGATCCCTGCTTGGCTACTGACTGTAAATACTCTAACAAGTTCCACTTCCACTGCTTGTTTGGGAACTGCAAGTATGTGTGCAAGACCTCTGGAAAGGCAGAGTCCCATTGTTTGGACCACATCAACCCCAACAACAACCTGGTCAACGTCCGTGACCAGTTTTCCTACTACTCTCTTCAGTGTCTCTGTCCCAACCAGGTGAGTGTGGCTTGATAACTTAGCCAAGAGCTGTCTGACTGTCATCTCCCAGAGGTTTCTAAGCATGAAGTATGCTATCTATTAGACCAGTATTTGAGGTTATTTGACTCAAGGCTTTCACAACCACTGCTCCCCGTCTTCCATCTCTGCTGAGAAAGACAGTCGACTCACCCCAGTAATGCCTGTTTATATGTCAATGATGTCATTTTGACTGCCGCATTCTCCTCTCAGAAAAGGCCAATTTAGCTGATATTACCCAATAAATCATTGTCACTTGCACAGTAAACAAGGCTGTCTGGAATAGGGCAAAAATCAGGGGAATGCTTCGCAAATGAAACCTAAATGGCAGCCCCTGCCTGCTCTCATGAGCCCGTATTTGGAAAACGGTTTAAATGAATTCATTAATGTGTCGAAAATCACCCCTCTCACAAAAagtctcctcctccctcccttccACTACCCTTCCTCCTCCCTTTAGTCTCCATCTCCTGAACTGAGCAGATCTTATTTGGCCCAGTCCTCTGGGATCTGGGCCTCACAAACAGATGGTGGTGTACAGACATGTTAGAGAGGAGGGGGGTAAAAAGCCTGGAAAAATCAAAGTAATTGTTGAAATGTGGGATGTTCCAAAtaaccagaaaggaaaaggtGTTGATTATGTTTTTGTGGAAAGTTTGTTTAACATTCTTTTTACACAAGATACATCATATTAGAATTAATTAGatctcttttttatgtttttgtttttttgcttccaAACACTCATAAGCTTTGATTGctaaaactttgaaaaaaaatatctccACTACAGCAATGTGAGTTCAGAATGAGGGGCCACTATCACTGTCTGCGACCTGGCTGCTTCTTTGTCACTAACATCACCACCAAGCTGCCGTGGCACATCAAGAAGCACGAGAAGGCAGAGCGCCGTGCCGCCAATGGCTTCAAATATTTCACCAAGAGGGAGGAATGTGGGAGGCTGGGTAAGAATAAAAATCCATTTGATCCTGTATACGTTTTGGCCTGTTTGACTCTTGTTACACACCAAAATCTCCATGTCAACCTGAATAGCTTTTGATGATATTTTGCCAGGAGAGATGTGTGGATTATAGGTGTTACACTGAAAGAGATGTAGATTGATTTGTACTGGCTGTTGCAAGAGGATATTCTGTGTTTACAAAGGGAGAGAGACCAGTGTTGGCAAACATGGTGTCGTGCTTTGTGAGAGGTTTAAGAGGCATGAAACAAGGCTGCCTCGTAGgttttgttgctgcattttGCATATTCACAAAGGCACCTGAAGTCCCAAAGGAAGTCTTGCTTGTACTACTATATGAGCAAAGAGGGCAATCACATCCAggttgttttcctctttcttttgcCCCTGTCAGAAATGAGCAATTaggtttgtgtttgttaatTATCTGGCTTGTCTGGTTTAGCCTGTTTATGTTCTGAAGCTGCGCCTCACAACCACCGCTGCCATCACACAGAAATGAATTAAAAGTGATCTGTTTTTTTCAGGCTGTTACACAAGCTTTTCAGAACGtagaaacaaagcaaacaaaaccaggccctaaacagctgttttttgtcCCCAGCCTGATCTGCCAACTGCATTGTTCGGGCTGGGGGAAAAACAGAAAGGATTACCATCGCCAGCGCTCCAGTCATAAAGAATTGATGGGTTGCCAGTATCCATGGTAGCAACATTAAACTGAACACCGCTGATGATGTTACCTGGTTTCTGTCTCACAAAAGGGCCTCTGTGTCACGGGGGTTACTGTTATTTGCTCAACTTTGCGTGTCTAAAACATTGTGTGTGCAAAAGCTATTTGATGacacagacatgtttttctCTTAAACTGGGTGCCATGGTTACTGACATGCTAACACCTGCCCAGCATGTTACTCTTTCAATTATTTCTGCCTGCTTTTATATAATGGTATTTGATTAACAGGCACAAAATGgaataatcatttaatttgaaatcaTAAAGCAATTAGAGCCAGACCGgttaaaacaagagaaaagaacAGAAGACTGGGAAGCAGACAGCAGAACAATGCAGAACAAAAGGAGAAATGACAATGGAGATACTTTGAGAAATGAATTTAATATGGTAATAATCATATATTTACTTTGGTTTGCAGGGATGTGTGCATTATTGGCCCACAGAAAATgagaatttatttatgtaaattccTAATTGAATAAAGCATGTCAGTGTAATAAAAGAGCTCCACAGGTTTAGTGCACAGAAGCCTTGACTTGCTCAGTGTGACACCAGTGATCTAATATTCCTCCTACATGTACACTCTGAAACACTTTGAAACTCGACCCCTCTTTTGTCAGAGCTAtattatgaaattaaaaaaactaaaaatatttcactttgtgTTTGATCTAATCACAACACCCTTCCACAGATAGTGTTGCATTTAACGTTTTAGCCGGTTTTGGATGCCTTGGAATGAGCCAAAGACAAATTAATCTGCAAATGGAGCGTTTACAGCTGTCACTGTTTTGTCTTTGGCAGGTTGTAAGTATAACCAAGTCAACAGCCACTTCCACTGCATCCGAGAGGGTTGCCAGTTCTCCTTCCTGCTGAAGCACCAGATGACCTCACACGCACGCAAACACATGAGGCGGATGCTGGGGAAGAACTTTGACAGAGTCCCATCCCAGGTatgaacacaaacagaaatgagattttcattaatttactttttttttaaaacttcagagaagtaatgctttttttttttttttttttttggctacaTGATTTATGCACCAACTgttttttcagtgttgtttgtttttcagtgttgagTTTCCTGTTCAATGAGTCAGATTCAAGGAAAGAGTTTGTTCATTTGGTGCTCTTCTGTAAAAAGAGAGTAGCACTCATATCCTGTCAGGCCAGTCAACGACAAATTGTTCATGACATTCTTTCATTGAAATTTTTCACACTGGAGTGAGCACAATTTCCTCACTTCATCTCAGGTGCACGTTATGTactgtttttaaacatgtgGATTTTCTAGTTCTGTTTGTTCCATTTTCTCACTTACCAGCACTCATGAGACAGAAGTATTAATTCTAAGAAGTTAATTCTTCTCTCTTTTAACATATTGAgaaattcttgtttttatgccaAGAGCCAACGCTTGCATAAATGACTCATTAAACCCCAaaccatttgtttaaaatgttcctttaCAGTAAGGATGACTTGTCTTCCAGGTGTTGCCGCTTGGCCAGAGGGGGGATGATATGCAGCATGCATCCGGTATGGTGTCTGGGCCCATGGCAGCCCAGCATGGCATCACCTCCAGCTTCTCCACTTGCATAGATGAAACTGATGACTATATGGACTACATGGGAGCAGGAGGCAGCCCCTTGGGCCTCTCTTCTGAGTCCTCCAACCAGGACCGAAGCTGCACTAGCACACCTGTAGGCAACGATAGCTCTCCAGCAGGTGAGGATAAGTAATAAGTAGTCCCAGCAGGTCAGCATGTTGacctttaataaagtttttttttttttttttttatcctgaacATCATGCTTTACTCAATCTACACTTGCATACTTCACCAAAAAGCCAGAAACATGtcatttcatgctttttttcaATCACGTATTTTATGATTCAGCAGTTTAACTTACAATCAATGAAGATAATAGTCATAGTATAGACTGATGACTCTGCTGTTTTCTTATGTTCTGCGTTGTGGACAAGACATTTTGCAGCTTGCCTGGTCATTGTCATAAAGTCTCCGTTCTATACATTAGTGGTCTGAGTTATTGTGCTGAATGTAGCTTATCACATTTTCTTCTGGCCAGATATCATCATCCCTGTAGCTTTATATCTACTTTAGCGTTTTTACTtggctgataaaattaaagGAAATGAGAATGTGCCTCTTTAATCCCAAACTTACTGAACGGTTCTCTGTTTTTTGCTAAATCTAAGCCTAACGGATTCTCACATTTCTTCATGTGTTGTCAATATTATCCACTACTCTCGTCATTGTTGTTTTGGCTGGTGTTTGGGTTACTTGTCTTGAATGGGCCTCATTTTGTATCATTCTCTTATCTTTtatctttccttcttttaccTCCCatccctctgtgtgtgtgtgtctgtgtgtgtgtgtatgtatgtgtgtgtgattttttgccctttgtgtgtttctgtgtacgTGTTTTCCCCTTCTCGCCTGTCTTTCACCCCCTTCTGGTCAACCTGTCTCTCCAGGACAAGGCTACCCCACCACCACTTCTGCTCCTACCACCCCTGCTGACACTAGCGCTACCCAAAATGCACCTTCTtcttcccctcctcctcctccgccaccaccaccaccaccactgccACCACCTCCCTCCGCTCCTCAGCCTGGCCTCCAGTCCCAGGCCAcatctctctctcctgctctccTTCGACCTGCTCTCCCCTCACTCCCATACCTCCTTTCTCCATCCTGTCTGTCATACTCTCTGCTCAGCGCCTCTCTGGGAGCCACTCGGAGTGTTGTCATGCCAACCAACACACCAGCTTTCAGCCCCATCATTGCCACTCCGTCTTCGGTTAAAAATGACGTCCCTATAGTGCAGGATGCTGCAGGTACTTATCCCCGGCGCAAACCAACACTGCAGCTGTCACTCTCAATTACTGAGTCTTGTGCAGCATTTAACTGTGTGATCCAGCCTTTCTTTGCATTATTGTCATGGAGAGATGAAAAATTAAGAGGCATGCAAAAAGCCTAAATTTATGTGGAAATGATTCAAtataacagtaaaacaaaaatgtgcataATTTCTCCAAATACACTTTTTTGTGTACTCTCATGTTTAGCATTTTTAAGGATTAAAAGTTTAAGTAGTAAATTGGGCACCTGCATATGAAGCCTGGGCCTTGTTTAGTTTCCATTAACAAGACTGCATCAGCAGCTTCTTATTTTAATCACGCCTCAAGTTTTATCGAGCCCCACTGCTTCCTGTCTTGCAGAACAGGGATCATATCATTAGCAGTGACCCCAGGGTGTTGCAAAAGGTGGGTGCCCCTCATAAAACAACATGGAGATAAGAGGGCTGCTTAAGACTCACAGCTCTGCCTCTGTTTGGAGGCTGGAGACACCCTGTAAAAGTGTCATATTCCACAGTCAATCTATCATTTTCTCCCTCCCTAATCATTCTGGGAAttaggaattaaaaaaatatatatatatgtggctCTCTGTGCTTACTCAGCTGTGAACCACTTCTGGCTGAGTAGAGTTCAACTCAGGAGTTTTAACCCAGACACCAATTTGCTTGTAGTTTGTGGGTTTTGTGTTGTGGATCAACTGATTAATCTTTAATGTGCTTCCTCTTTTCTTCAGGCAACACCATCTCCATTCCCACAGCCACTGGTGCAAAGAAGCGCTTCTGGATCATCGAGGACATGTCACCATTTGGCAAGCGCCGCAAGACAGCATCATCGCGTAAGATGCTTGATGAGGGGATGATGCTGGAGGGCTTCCGGCGCTACGACCTGTATGAGAACTGCAAGGACGCAGGCTGTCAGTTTTCTCTGAAGGTGACCCACTACCACTGCACTCGTGAGAACTGCGGCTACAAATTCTGCGGCCGCACCCACATGTACAAACACGCACAGCACCACGACCGCGTGGACAACCTGGTCCTGGACGACTTCAAGCGTTTTAAATCCTCGCTTAGCTGCAACTTCCCTGACTGCCAGTTTTCCGGCAACAGCACCCACTTCCACTGTCTCCGCTGTGGTTTCCGCTGCACTGACAGCACCAAGGTGACGGCCCATCGCAAGCACCATGGCAAGCAAGATGTGATCAGTGCTGCTGGCTTCTGCCAGTTCAGCTCCAGTGCTGACTGTGAGGTTCCAGACTGCAAATATAAGCTTAAGTGCTCACACTTCCACTGCACCTTCCCTGAGTGTAAGCACACAGTAGTGGGTATGTCCCAGATGGACTCCCATAAGAGAAAGCATGAGAAGCAGGAGCGGGGTGAGCTGCCATCTGTGTCACCAAAACAGGAAGGAGTGCACCACTTGGCAGGAAACGTGGCGGCGGTGGCTCCCTCCTCCATGAGTCTTTCTACTTCCTCACCTGGCGGCCTCCATGGGCTGTCCCACAACATTAACAGCAGTGCTCCCTCCATGCTCTACCAGACGGGTGGCATCAGTTCTGACTATAACCACTCATACCCACTGTCATCCATCAACCTAGATAGCTCCCTCAATCTGGGCACTGACACCAGCAGCTCCCTGTTCTTCCTGAAGAACGCAGCAGGTCTGGGTCTCAGCGACTCGCTGGACCTCAGCAAGAAGGTGCACCACAATGCCATGCGATTAGGCCACAATCTCACGCCCCATCTGGGTCTGCCTGCAGCGCAGGACGACACCACAGGGACATCTGGAGAGGCTGAAGATGACATGTCGCCAGAGGAAGAGGCACCTGcagaagaagaggatgatgacgatgaggaggatgaggaggaagaggcagaGGATGATCTCAACTCTGACTCAAATGATGATTCGGCGGCAGAGCCTGATGGTGAAAAGGACAACGGTGAGAGTTTTGATGCTTCCGTTAACCATATTGATACTTCCCAATTGAAAAAGCAAGACACTGAcccataaagaaaaaaaactgaaaacaaagaaataaaaaaacccaACAGTGACTGTAGGAGCTGCAGAAAAATCCTGTGTACTATGAATTAACTAAAATGAAAGTGGCCTCATTCATCATGCTTATAGACTTCAAGtgacaacaagaaaacaacagcaGTGTGGAAATAATGACGGCCTGAAATGATTTATCATGATGTTTACAAGATGACCAACATTATTAATTCaattatgcattaaaaaatatgaaCGGAGACACACAGAGTTAGGCCCTGTTTTACATGTGGGGCAGCAATGTAAAGCATTTTACTACACATCAGTCTTTTTGTGTGAGTGCATGTttgactttaatttattttctttttttttcacttttttgtgtgtgaaaaaaaacatgttat
This region of Melanotaenia boesemani isolate fMelBoe1 chromosome 13, fMelBoe1.pri, whole genome shotgun sequence genomic DNA includes:
- the casz1 gene encoding zinc finger protein castor homolog 1 isoform X4, coding for MKVTCLRGFNFDFPEYAERSLCTETTSGKSKMAAKRKGGLKLNAICAKLSRQVVYDSSSQNAEGDQSVAENSERGSSHYDDNETNFPESLSLSQSLEEDQKRREAIEKWVNGEYGEEPPVPDDEQEPELKASNDEDGPPEGVYMVQPKGCSDEEDNGEEPEAAVGSHDGSYHDDKEAEDRLPKDNSYMSQSETQSRQAPFSSPGEASALRDYAANTMNEFLGMFGYDDQQVRDELTKKISIEKLKAATSDTSSLSSEVSRRAHLSKYEEYIRKLKAGETPPWPMHASPPKPDDLNSKLTQEKSATMLQISGRLTGAEAPIYPSSMDHKQPVAPQLGNSQPSNPSHMQNIASRPSKYDFYIQKLKMGESLQQQNGNTYKRPSKYDLENVKFLHLFKPGEGNPDMGGAIAFKTGKVGRPSKYDIRSIQKLIPGNPEAPLMPNVLVTTQGNTGAPGVPTVAAAGASIAPGLTVDQAGHISFNAADYIKSSFSKTDSITTGTVSSVKNGLPPDKPASDDINLYQKYIARFSGSQHCGHVHCAYQYREHYHCMDTDCNYQVSRFTSKQDVIRHYNMHKKRDNSLQHGFMRFSPLDDCSVYYHGCHLNGKSTHYHCMQMGCSKVYTSTSDVMTHENFHKKNAQLINDGFQRFRATEDCGTVGCQFYGQKTTHFHCRRPGCTFTFKNKCDIEKHKSYHIKDDAYAKDGFKKFYKYEECKYEGCVYSKATNHFHCIRSGCGFTFTSTSQMTSHKRKHERRHIRSSNVMGLSSTFLAPKDEPEESSNDDLMDFSAISSKNSSLSASPTTQQSTTVPHLLTTPTTVSSSSMSSHTLKPTPSLPSAGQRMSNLLTQALPSNIPVALALSNSALATSNPFFPLMPRLPLQPPAASLTSAASSGVHSMPTDSLSQGCSTVGGDAVMASTPTSFATSSIMEKISASKGLISPMMARLAAAALKPSNNPDAGNGQPASANQFNLVQVKQEPLDANSGVSQDSTQEHSLDLSKKDHSNESNGHPVPGNTSLLSSLMNKMQMNPALLNAVNLKTELEGGQGNDTSEAAQYLNRVLKRPLPEKPSEIWRTYLRRFDTDDFCEAQCDFLQKVHFHCMVEDCGALFSTVDGAIKHANFHLRATLKVKSEPPFTDGKESSEAASLQPVAPVSMANNPSMDVAHLTPSGGYNSPPPSLLAWKQLTGSIPQMPASMPNLPANSPLATTSLENAKPQVKPGFLQFQENDPCLATDCKYSNKFHFHCLFGNCKYVCKTSGKAESHCLDHINPNNNLVNVRDQFSYYSLQCLCPNQQCEFRMRGHYHCLRPGCFFVTNITTKLPWHIKKHEKAERRAANGFKYFTKREECGRLGCKYNQVNSHFHCIREGCQFSFLLKHQMTSHARKHMRRMLGKNFDRVPSQVLPLGQRGDDMQHASGMVSGPMAAQHGITSSFSTCIDETDDYMDYMGAGGSPLGLSSESSNQDRSCTSTPVGNDSSPAGNTISIPTATGAKKRFWIIEDMSPFGKRRKTASSRKMLDEGMMLEGFRRYDLYENCKDAGCQFSLKVTHYHCTRENCGYKFCGRTHMYKHAQHHDRVDNLVLDDFKRFKSSLSCNFPDCQFSGNSTHFHCLRCGFRCTDSTKVTAHRKHHGKQDVISAAGFCQFSSSADCEVPDCKYKLKCSHFHCTFPECKHTVVGMSQMDSHKRKHEKQERGELPSVSPKQEGVHHLAGNVAAVAPSSMSLSTSSPGGLHGLSHNINSSAPSMLYQTGGISSDYNHSYPLSSINLDSSLNLGTDTSSSLFFLKNAAGLGLSDSLDLSKKVHHNAMRLGHNLTPHLGLPAAQDDTTGTSGEAEDDMSPEEEAPAEEEDDDDEEDEEEEAEDDLNSDSNDDSAAEPDGEKDNGESFDASVNHIDTSQLKKQDTDP